One window from the genome of Acidobacteriota bacterium encodes:
- a CDS encoding threonine dehydratase, translated as MSLPIEILTKDVSLERIRAAREVVYRTLKPTPTMGYPLLDAELGARVFLKHENHLPTGAFKVRGGLNFMHHFAAAKTHNGVITATRGNHGQSVALAAQIYSIPATIVVPFGNNPEKNDAMKAYGARLVEYGRDFDEARVEVARLAEAENLRYIHSANEPHLLNGVGTYALEIIEALQEARKQADAIFVPIGMGSGICGVITAFRALSPETKIYGVQAEAAPSYYLSWKAGKVVNTETADTFADGVATRQPSDFTLEIICNGPNGVDEIVLVSDDEIRDAIRLLWRTTHNLVEGAGAAATAASFKLREQLAGKTIVNVISGGNLDSATIAQIFNSQ; from the coding sequence ATGAGTTTACCGATAGAGATTTTGACTAAAGACGTTTCGCTGGAACGCATTCGCGCAGCACGCGAAGTCGTTTACCGCACGCTCAAACCAACGCCGACGATGGGCTATCCGCTGCTGGATGCGGAACTCGGTGCGCGTGTATTCCTCAAGCATGAAAATCATTTGCCGACCGGAGCCTTCAAAGTCCGCGGTGGATTGAATTTCATGCATCACTTCGCGGCAGCGAAAACTCACAACGGCGTCATCACCGCGACGCGAGGCAATCACGGGCAATCCGTGGCGTTGGCGGCGCAGATTTATTCGATTCCGGCAACCATCGTCGTTCCGTTCGGCAACAACCCGGAAAAGAACGATGCGATGAAAGCCTACGGCGCTCGGCTGGTGGAATATGGGCGTGATTTTGATGAAGCGCGCGTGGAAGTTGCTCGGCTGGCCGAAGCCGAAAACTTGCGCTACATCCATTCGGCCAATGAACCACATTTACTGAATGGCGTCGGCACATACGCGCTGGAAATTATCGAAGCCTTGCAAGAAGCGAGGAAGCAGGCCGACGCTATCTTCGTTCCCATCGGCATGGGCAGCGGCATTTGCGGCGTGATTACCGCGTTTCGCGCGCTGTCACCCGAAACGAAAATTTATGGCGTTCAGGCTGAAGCTGCGCCGAGTTATTACCTGTCGTGGAAAGCGGGCAAAGTCGTCAACACAGAAACCGCCGACACCTTCGCCGATGGCGTGGCAACACGCCAACCTTCGGACTTCACGCTGGAAATCATCTGCAATGGCCCAAATGGAGTTGATGAAATCGTGCTGGTCAGCGACGACGAGATTCGTGATGCGATTCGCTTGCTGTGGCGCACGACGCACAACTTGGTTGAAGGCGCAGGCGCAGCGGCAACAGCGGCGAGCTTCAAGTTGCGCGAACAATTGGCGGGCAAAACCATCGTCAACGTCATCAGCGGCGGCAATCTGGATTCCGCGACCATCGCGCAAATTTTCAATTCGCAGTAA
- a CDS encoding DUF433 domain-containing protein yields the protein MFWAYCPAVERDPEKVSGAWVFLGTRVPVSALFENLEDGASVDDFLSWFPGVTKEQVNAVIEHTITSLKDERLAA from the coding sequence ATGTTTTGGGCTTACTGTCCTGCCGTAGAGCGTGACCCGGAAAAAGTCAGCGGCGCCTGGGTTTTCCTTGGGACGCGTGTCCCAGTTTCTGCTTTATTTGAAAACCTGGAAGACGGAGCGAGCGTTGACGATTTTCTTTCCTGGTTTCCGGGCGTCACAAAAGAGCAGGTGAACGCAGTCATCGAGCACACAATCACCAGCTTAAAAGATGAACGATTGGCGGCGTAG
- a CDS encoding B12-binding domain-containing radical SAM protein — MSAIPNGHPTVNGTSNGNHSTHISPADGGKLIVLTAPLTETIDHAGYFIQMGMASMPIWMEGVMNSKYPNWRKVEYNDDGSARYMPAGVRLVEAALLREYNPEDIACCYPDDLEKFVGPNTRVIAVSTHNPLGVTFAAGVYTSIFGTSKMPINSHYARLMFEKIKTSPYRENFKVLVGGSGGWQITQTNTFEELGVDCVVEGRAESEDTMALFRKAIQGEDVPREIEVAHPKERDAFLVPNKRTTFGVVEMTTGCGRRCQFCVPDLNPQIDMPKDNIMTAVHANVEGGNKQISLATEDMFIWGQVHTDTPFYFPNREALLDLYSSVVNTPGVEQHVLSHCTMAPAVVDPILIQKLSEMLLDKSPLHLPTLSSHPKKKILAPLIGLETGSVRIGKKIMPSKGVPFPIDEWPSVILEGLRVLNQNNWFPVMTLIVGAPEEQDEDVMATLDLVYEMERRGLFAFLVPSIFTPLHDTRMQDKMGVEKTEKLSPLQWQLLMKCWKFNLRHGLYSWWGPIAWRTGALGLWAWKLRKINGPNFTWPLFNFAGALPEGLMAKMGKIYVGKPLKTKSRKELLETIRPNQQHFLREDCGDLPAGWKAAKPLSVLKAEVMAAD; from the coding sequence ATGTCTGCAATCCCCAATGGACACCCGACTGTCAACGGAACTTCAAATGGCAATCATTCCACACACATTTCCCCAGCGGACGGCGGCAAACTGATTGTGTTGACCGCTCCGCTGACCGAAACCATTGATCACGCCGGATACTTCATTCAGATGGGAATGGCTTCGATGCCGATCTGGATGGAAGGCGTGATGAACAGCAAATACCCGAACTGGCGCAAAGTTGAATACAACGACGACGGTTCGGCTCGCTACATGCCCGCCGGAGTTCGTCTGGTCGAAGCTGCGTTGCTTCGCGAATACAACCCCGAAGACATCGCCTGCTGTTACCCGGACGACCTGGAAAAATTCGTTGGGCCAAACACGCGCGTGATTGCCGTTTCGACGCACAATCCACTGGGCGTAACCTTTGCGGCGGGCGTGTACACTTCGATTTTTGGCACCTCCAAGATGCCGATCAATTCGCATTACGCGCGGTTGATGTTTGAAAAGATCAAGACTTCGCCGTATCGCGAAAACTTCAAGGTGCTGGTCGGAGGGTCCGGCGGATGGCAGATTACGCAAACCAACACCTTTGAAGAACTCGGCGTGGATTGTGTCGTCGAAGGGCGCGCCGAATCCGAAGACACAATGGCGCTGTTCCGCAAAGCCATCCAGGGTGAAGACGTGCCTCGCGAAATCGAAGTGGCTCACCCAAAAGAGCGCGACGCGTTTCTGGTTCCGAACAAACGCACCACGTTCGGCGTCGTCGAAATGACCACCGGATGCGGTCGCCGCTGTCAATTTTGCGTGCCCGATCTGAACCCGCAAATTGACATGCCCAAAGACAACATTATGACGGCGGTTCACGCCAACGTTGAGGGCGGCAACAAACAAATCAGTCTGGCCACGGAAGACATGTTCATTTGGGGACAGGTTCACACCGACACGCCATTTTACTTCCCCAACCGCGAAGCCCTGCTGGATTTGTATTCTTCCGTCGTCAATACGCCCGGTGTCGAACAGCACGTGCTGAGCCATTGCACGATGGCTCCGGCGGTGGTTGACCCGATTCTGATTCAAAAACTGTCGGAGATGTTGTTGGATAAAAGCCCGCTGCATTTGCCTACGCTCAGTTCGCATCCGAAAAAGAAAATCCTGGCGCCGCTGATCGGCTTGGAAACTGGCTCGGTTCGCATCGGCAAAAAGATCATGCCCAGCAAAGGCGTTCCCTTCCCGATTGACGAATGGCCGAGCGTGATTCTGGAGGGCTTGCGCGTGCTGAACCAAAACAACTGGTTTCCGGTCATGACGCTGATCGTCGGCGCGCCCGAAGAGCAGGACGAAGACGTGATGGCAACGCTTGATCTGGTGTACGAAATGGAACGGCGTGGCTTGTTTGCTTTCCTGGTGCCCTCGATCTTCACGCCGCTGCACGACACGCGCATGCAGGACAAGATGGGCGTGGAGAAAACCGAAAAACTGTCACCGCTGCAATGGCAATTGCTGATGAAGTGCTGGAAATTCAATCTGCGCCACGGACTGTACAGTTGGTGGGGGCCGATTGCCTGGCGCACGGGCGCGCTGGGGCTGTGGGCCTGGAAGCTGCGCAAGATCAATGGCCCGAACTTCACCTGGCCGCTGTTCAATTTCGCAGGCGCGCTGCCCGAAGGTTTGATGGCCAAGATGGGTAAGATTTACGTCGGCAAACCGCTCAAGACCAAATCGCGCAAAGAACTGCTGGAAACCATTCGCCCGAACCAGCAACATTTCCTGCGCGAAGATTGCGGCGATTTGCCTGCAGGCTGGAAAGCCGCCAAACCGCTCAGCGTACTGAAAGCGGAGGTCATGGCCGCTGATTGA
- a CDS encoding four helix bundle protein gives MRDQIECAAVSVSNNIAEGFERGTTQELLTFIYIARGSAGEVRSMPHLFDHLP, from the coding sequence ATGCGTGACCAGATTGAATGCGCTGCGGTGTCTGTTTCCAACAACATTGCCGAGGGTTTTGAACGGGGCACAACACAGGAATTATTGACCTTCATTTACATCGCCCGCGGTTCCGCCGGGGAAGTTCGGTCAATGCCGCATTTGTTCGATCACCTGCCGTAG